Proteins co-encoded in one Pocillopora verrucosa isolate sample1 chromosome 1, ASM3666991v2, whole genome shotgun sequence genomic window:
- the LOC131798407 gene encoding ropporin-1-like protein produces the protein MPQKEEPIYCSQQINIPPELPDILKQFTKAAIRTQPKDVLQWAYAYFDALSKGETPPVKERLEFQLGQPLEKPLTQGLLAVLHKQLGGKPVIELSSLEEKWKHLSLPKDTLDELLRLGSFAEELKWLHFLALACSAISENLTLAMKTVCEILTTDLEGGPARIPFSLFKELFTYLAETDGEIPKEHVDAVIEHLSYDVDKQEGQVSPRNFMSDSCPPLSPNENS, from the exons ATGCCTCAAAAGGAGGAGCCGATCTATTGCTCACAACAAATCAACATTCCTCCAGAGTTGCCAGATATCCTAAAGCAGTTTACTAAGGCTGCTATTCGTACACAACCGAAGGATGTTTTACAGTGGGCTTACGC GTACTTTGATGCCTTGTCTAAAGGAGAGACACCCCCAGTTAAAGAACGTCTCGAGTTCCAGTTAGGGCAGCCTCTGGAAAAACCCCTTACTCAAGGCTTACTTGCAGTTTTACACAAACAG CTAGGTGGAAAGCCTGTTATAGAGTTGTCATCCTTGGAAGAAAAGTGGAAACATTTGTCACTTCCTAAAGACACTCTGGATGAGCTACTGAG GTTGGGAAGTTTTGCTGAAGAACTGAAGTGGCTTCATTTTCTGGCTCTTGCTTGCAGTGCAATTAGTGAG AATCTTACATTGGCTATGAAAACAGTTTGTGAGATTTTGACAACTGATCTAGAAGGGGGCCCTGCAAGAATACCATTCTCACTGTTTAAGGAATTGTTCACATACCTAGCAGAGACTGATGGAGAAATTCCCAAGGAACATGTTGATGCTGTCATTGAGCACCTAAGCTATGACGT agacaaaCAAGAAGGACAAGTCTCTCCACGCAACTTTATGAGTGACAGTTGTCCTCCACTTTCACCTAATGAAAACTCATGA
- the LOC131798442 gene encoding TELO2-interacting protein 2 isoform X1, with protein sequence MADEMIQVSQTLQTFLPENAFMEIITLLKKVNLKVPLERRYSDWLNGQGYSKSCENLDEKSQDREKIAAVIENLVQCAEPFIEDEGGWDKEEMLKHETQASAVLKICQLLLSSLLNRDNQLLAEKEFPVDAVFKKFILKKTCSCLVALCAVHMESHLWTSTASMALAHELVSLIYTNCQCPSVQELLCGCVEVESVVFNMVEESQSPNSLFPSGLFRHILDYLRSHLLKDNWKKFPLACHGLVWCTLQIKHPYVGEHFAKLMSPLLLLIDDYETENKTLGFKCLKHVIDNVNSAELQWYGRADVLFEASQRHIYSNNPSLMRSLHPCLLSILAVVEPSPKKAKFGRKTTKCDGLFQIILSSMEFESKIAVRKAYASHLKHFIEHMGITILRHFKRLLKVIVSYLEVSDYPEEETRLAVLDALKVAMLQAWPRIPNHSSTILKSLLKLLVDATDSSAYIAVQAFELLNQKTAECLVVLLRCCGKQVEDQLKELQGVGHKEVEECVEKVLQETGCATNASVQSAHQMYDVT encoded by the exons ATGGCGGACGAAATGATACAGGTTTCTCAAACCTTACAAACATTTTTGCCAGAAAACGCATTCATGGAAATCATAACACTGCTGAAGAAG GTTAATTTGAAGGTACCTTTGGAAAGAAGGTACAGTGACTGGTTGAATGGTCAGGGATATTCGAAGTCGTGTGAAAATCTGGATGAAAAATCTCAAGACAGAGAGAAAATTGCTGCAGTTATCGAGAATTTGGTTCAGTGTGCAGAGCCATTTATCGAAGATGAGGGGG GCTGGGATAAAGAAGAGATGTTGAAGCATGAGACCCAAGCCTCTGCTGTTTTGAAGATTTGCCAGTTACTTTTATCTTCACTGTTGAACAGGGATAATCAACTGCTAGCAGAGAAAGAGTTCCCAGTGGATGCA GTGTTTaagaagtttattttaaaaaagaccTGCAGTTGCTTGGTGGCTTTATGTGCTGTACACATGGAGTCACATCTTTGGACAAGCACAGCATCAATGGCCCTTGCTCATG AGCTGGTTTCCTTGATATATACCAATTGCCAGTGTCCATCAGTACAGGAGCTTCTCTGTGGCTGTGTTGAGGTTGAGTCTGTTGTGTTCAACATGGTAGAGGAGAGTCAGTCACCAAACAGTTTGTTCCCTTCAGGGCTGTTCAGACATATCCTTGATTATTTGAGATCTCACCTCCTTAAAGATAACTGGAAGAAATTTCCGCTTGCTTGCCATGGGCTTGTGTGGTGCACTCTGCAAATTAAG CATCCTTATGTGGGGGAACACTTTGCCAAGCTGATGTCTCCTCTATTACTTCTCATAGATGATTATGAG ACTGAGAACAAAACACTGGGGTTTAAGTGCTTAAAACATGTCATTGATAATGTG aaTTCAGCTGAATTGCAGTGGTATGGAAGAGCTGATGTTCTTTTTGAG GCATCCCAGCGTCACATATATAGCAATAACCCCTCCCTGATGCGTTCTCTTCATCCGTGCCTGCTAAGCATCCTAGCAGTTGTTGAACCATCTCCAAAGAAAGCCAAGTTTGGCCGTAAG acaACCAAATGTGATGGTTTGTTTCAGATTATCCTCTCCTCCATGgagtttgaaagtaaaattgcTGTAAGAAAG GCGTATGCAAGTCACCTGAAGCATTTTATTGAACACATGGGAATAACAATACTAAGGCACTTTAAG cggCTTTTAAAAGTTATAGTCTCATATTTGGAAGTTAGTGATTATCCAGAGGAAGAGACACGGTTGGCTGTTTTGGATGCATTGAAAGTCGCAATGTTACAGGCCTGGCCCAG GATTCCTAATCACAGTTCTACAATCCTGAAGAGTCTTTTGAAGCTGTTGGTTGATGCAACTGACTCTTCTGCTTACATAGCAGTTCAGG cTTTTGAGCTGCTGAACCAGAAAACAGCTGAGTGCTTGGTGGTACTTTTGAGGTGTTGTGGAAAACAGGTCGAG
- the LOC131798455 gene encoding uncharacterized protein, with the protein MAVTLVKVAGKFIIGGLALYGLSEVLSSQDDTIKQLSMIDSKTRQNIPVNLPELPTTTKIRQSWNSGVQRVFGGLEQVPVAAWELGKKGASNAKEFIKEQMK; encoded by the exons ATGGCGGTAACTTTAGTGAAGGTTGCTGGTAAGTTTATTATTGGCGGCCTTGCATTGTATGGATTGTCAGAAGTGTTAAGTTCACAAGACGACACAATAAAACAGCTCTCGATGATTGACAGTAAAACTCGTCAAAACATTCCCGTTAATTTACCTGAG CTTCCAACAACTACAAAAATTAGGCAGTCTTGGAATAGTGGAGTGCAGAGAGTTTTTGGGGGACTGGAGCAAGTACCAGTAGCAGCATGGGAGTTGGGCAAAAAGGGAGCTTCTAATGCAAAAGAATTCATCaaagaacaaatgaaataa
- the LOC131798406 gene encoding tetratricopeptide repeat protein 23-like — protein sequence MELEVSSVASKTASDASVSRTDTTSDDEESYQTDQQKYVIPEVIHIPSASDNSPKSSGIAVYKYSSSEESDHEECNEEGNYPSGYVRGLAPPQVLLKSYRRQAREFANNGDDRAVHDRIRCVALTRIIYGDNHWKLAKAYSKLSQAYLEQKGMAQQALIHAGNARDVLLAADAVKHQGRQIYDRSDVLPVMELMYLVMGQAQIALKNTQKAENSFKKAELVSREREELGPKHQDPNRRLQILLVLGRVSLKTHKTGHALECFEKALEVAQKYYGAESKELIPIYQSLARAEGSHGDTASRERASKLLMQAHDISKSKFGEDSMEVADSSFVMAISYTDDDESLDKAKKYLKNAITLYMKHRGPYNNSTIKAQDELSRLLIRDGSLEEAVSLQKSVAEAKTVVYGDPSEQAAASYQLMGSIRLKQGRTQQALKWLTKAHNMLSATLGKSHKRTKEMADTISRIKMSPDAQKFLSAEDKLKKRPRFTQVVGRSKPLGYSSTPYGD from the exons ATGGAATTAGAAGTGTCGTCGGTCGCAAGTAAAACTGCAAGTGATGCAAGTGTTAGCAGAACAGACACGACAAGCGATGATGAGGAATCTTATCAGACAG ATCAACAGAAATATGTCATCCCAGAGGTGATCCACATTCCATCTGCATCTGATAACAGCCCAAAGAGTTCAGGAATTGCTGTGTATAAATATTCCTCCTCTGAGGAATCTGATCATGAAGAATGCAATGAAGAGGGAAATTATCCTTCAGGATATGTTAGAG GTTTGGCCCCACCCCAGGTTTTGCTTAAAAGCTACAGAAGGCAAGCACGGGAATTTGCCAACAATGGAGATGATAGAGCTGTACATGATCGAATCCGATGTGTAGCTTTAACCAGAATAATTTATGGGGATAATCACTGGAAACTGGCTAAAGCTTACTCAAAGCTTTCACAGGCATATCTAGAGCAGAAGG GAATGGCCCAGCAAGCCCTGATTCATGCTGGAAATGCTCGTGATGTGTTACTGGCAGCAGATGCAGTAAAACATCAAGGAAGACAGATTTATGACAGATCTGATGTGCTTCCTGTTATGGAATTGATGTATCTTGTGATGGGACAAGCTCAGATTGCCTTGAAGAA CACACAGAAGGCTGAGAACAGCTTTAAGAAAGCAGAGTTAGTATCACGAGAAAGAGAAGAACTAGGGCCAAAACATCAGGACCCTAACAGACGGCTTCAAATATTGTTGGTCCTTGGTCGCGTCAGTCTTAAGACTCACAAAACAGGACATGCCCTGGAATGCTTTGAAAAG GCATTAGAGGTTGCTCAGAAATATTATGGAGCTGAAAGCAAAGAGTTGATTCCAATTTACCAAAGCCTGGCACGTGCGGAAGGAAGTCATGGTGACACAGCCAGCAGAGAAAGGGCATCAAAGTTGTTAATGCAAGCTCATGATATCAGCAAATCAAA ATTTGGGGAAGATTCAATGGAAGTTGCAGACTCTTCATTTGTTATGGCCATAAGTTacactgatgatgatgaaagcCTAGATAAAGCCAAGAAATACTTGAAGAATGCCATAACTTTATACATGAAGCATAGAGGTCCATATAATAACTCAACTATAAAGGCCCAG gatGAGCTCAGTCGTTTGTTAATTCGTGATGGCAGTCTGGAGGAGGCAGTGTCGCTTCAGAAGTCAGTGGCAGAAGCTAAGACAGTGGTGTATGGTGACCCAAGTGAGCAGGCTGCTGCTTCATACCAGTTGATGGGTAGTATAAGACTGAAACAAGGACGAACACAGCAGGCTTTGAAATGGCTCACCAAG GCGCACAATATGCTGAGTGCAACATTAGGAAAGAGTCACAAGAGAACAAAAGAGATGGCAGACACCATTAGCCGCATAAAGAT GTCGCCTGATGCTCAAAAATTCCTAAGTGCAGAAGACAAACTGAAGAAGAGACCAAGGTTCACTCAAGTCGTGGGTAGATCTAAACCCTTGGGGTACTCATCAACCCCTTACGGGGATTAA
- the LOC131798442 gene encoding TELO2-interacting protein 2 isoform X3, producing MADEMIQVSQTLQTFLPENAFMEIITLLKKVNLKVPLERRYSDWLNGQGYSKSCENLDEKSQDREKIAAVIENLVQCAEPFIEDEGGWDKEEMLKHETQASAVLKICQLLLSSLLNRDNQLLAEKEFPVDAVFKKFILKKTCSCLVALCAVHMESHLWTSTASMALAHGLFRHILDYLRSHLLKDNWKKFPLACHGLVWCTLQIKHPYVGEHFAKLMSPLLLLIDDYETENKTLGFKCLKHVIDNVNSAELQWYGRADVLFEASQRHIYSNNPSLMRSLHPCLLSILAVVEPSPKKAKFGRKTTKCDGLFQIILSSMEFESKIAVRKAYASHLKHFIEHMGITILRHFKRLLKVIVSYLEVSDYPEEETRLAVLDALKVAMLQAWPRIPNHSSTILKSLLKLLVDATDSSAYIAVQAFELLNQKTAECLVVLLRCCGKQVEDQLKELQGVGHKEVEECVEKVLQETGCATNASVQSAHQMYDVT from the exons ATGGCGGACGAAATGATACAGGTTTCTCAAACCTTACAAACATTTTTGCCAGAAAACGCATTCATGGAAATCATAACACTGCTGAAGAAG GTTAATTTGAAGGTACCTTTGGAAAGAAGGTACAGTGACTGGTTGAATGGTCAGGGATATTCGAAGTCGTGTGAAAATCTGGATGAAAAATCTCAAGACAGAGAGAAAATTGCTGCAGTTATCGAGAATTTGGTTCAGTGTGCAGAGCCATTTATCGAAGATGAGGGGG GCTGGGATAAAGAAGAGATGTTGAAGCATGAGACCCAAGCCTCTGCTGTTTTGAAGATTTGCCAGTTACTTTTATCTTCACTGTTGAACAGGGATAATCAACTGCTAGCAGAGAAAGAGTTCCCAGTGGATGCA GTGTTTaagaagtttattttaaaaaagaccTGCAGTTGCTTGGTGGCTTTATGTGCTGTACACATGGAGTCACATCTTTGGACAAGCACAGCATCAATGGCCCTTGCTCATG GGCTGTTCAGACATATCCTTGATTATTTGAGATCTCACCTCCTTAAAGATAACTGGAAGAAATTTCCGCTTGCTTGCCATGGGCTTGTGTGGTGCACTCTGCAAATTAAG CATCCTTATGTGGGGGAACACTTTGCCAAGCTGATGTCTCCTCTATTACTTCTCATAGATGATTATGAG ACTGAGAACAAAACACTGGGGTTTAAGTGCTTAAAACATGTCATTGATAATGTG aaTTCAGCTGAATTGCAGTGGTATGGAAGAGCTGATGTTCTTTTTGAG GCATCCCAGCGTCACATATATAGCAATAACCCCTCCCTGATGCGTTCTCTTCATCCGTGCCTGCTAAGCATCCTAGCAGTTGTTGAACCATCTCCAAAGAAAGCCAAGTTTGGCCGTAAG acaACCAAATGTGATGGTTTGTTTCAGATTATCCTCTCCTCCATGgagtttgaaagtaaaattgcTGTAAGAAAG GCGTATGCAAGTCACCTGAAGCATTTTATTGAACACATGGGAATAACAATACTAAGGCACTTTAAG cggCTTTTAAAAGTTATAGTCTCATATTTGGAAGTTAGTGATTATCCAGAGGAAGAGACACGGTTGGCTGTTTTGGATGCATTGAAAGTCGCAATGTTACAGGCCTGGCCCAG GATTCCTAATCACAGTTCTACAATCCTGAAGAGTCTTTTGAAGCTGTTGGTTGATGCAACTGACTCTTCTGCTTACATAGCAGTTCAGG cTTTTGAGCTGCTGAACCAGAAAACAGCTGAGTGCTTGGTGGTACTTTTGAGGTGTTGTGGAAAACAGGTCGAG
- the LOC131798442 gene encoding TELO2-interacting protein 2 isoform X2 — translation MADEMIQVSQTLQTFLPENAFMEIITLLKKVNLKVPLERRYSDWLNGQGYSKSCENLDEKSQDREKIAAVIENLVQCAEPFIEDEGGWDKEEMLKHETQASAVLKICQLLLSSLLNRDNQLLAEKEFPVDAVFKKFILKKTCSCLVALCAVHMESHLWTSTASMALAHELVSLIYTNCQCPSVQELLCGCVEVESVVFNMVEESQSPNSLFPSGLFRHILDYLRSHLLKDNWKKFPLACHGLVWCTLQIKTENKTLGFKCLKHVIDNVNSAELQWYGRADVLFEASQRHIYSNNPSLMRSLHPCLLSILAVVEPSPKKAKFGRKTTKCDGLFQIILSSMEFESKIAVRKAYASHLKHFIEHMGITILRHFKRLLKVIVSYLEVSDYPEEETRLAVLDALKVAMLQAWPRIPNHSSTILKSLLKLLVDATDSSAYIAVQAFELLNQKTAECLVVLLRCCGKQVEDQLKELQGVGHKEVEECVEKVLQETGCATNASVQSAHQMYDVT, via the exons ATGGCGGACGAAATGATACAGGTTTCTCAAACCTTACAAACATTTTTGCCAGAAAACGCATTCATGGAAATCATAACACTGCTGAAGAAG GTTAATTTGAAGGTACCTTTGGAAAGAAGGTACAGTGACTGGTTGAATGGTCAGGGATATTCGAAGTCGTGTGAAAATCTGGATGAAAAATCTCAAGACAGAGAGAAAATTGCTGCAGTTATCGAGAATTTGGTTCAGTGTGCAGAGCCATTTATCGAAGATGAGGGGG GCTGGGATAAAGAAGAGATGTTGAAGCATGAGACCCAAGCCTCTGCTGTTTTGAAGATTTGCCAGTTACTTTTATCTTCACTGTTGAACAGGGATAATCAACTGCTAGCAGAGAAAGAGTTCCCAGTGGATGCA GTGTTTaagaagtttattttaaaaaagaccTGCAGTTGCTTGGTGGCTTTATGTGCTGTACACATGGAGTCACATCTTTGGACAAGCACAGCATCAATGGCCCTTGCTCATG AGCTGGTTTCCTTGATATATACCAATTGCCAGTGTCCATCAGTACAGGAGCTTCTCTGTGGCTGTGTTGAGGTTGAGTCTGTTGTGTTCAACATGGTAGAGGAGAGTCAGTCACCAAACAGTTTGTTCCCTTCAGGGCTGTTCAGACATATCCTTGATTATTTGAGATCTCACCTCCTTAAAGATAACTGGAAGAAATTTCCGCTTGCTTGCCATGGGCTTGTGTGGTGCACTCTGCAAATTAAG ACTGAGAACAAAACACTGGGGTTTAAGTGCTTAAAACATGTCATTGATAATGTG aaTTCAGCTGAATTGCAGTGGTATGGAAGAGCTGATGTTCTTTTTGAG GCATCCCAGCGTCACATATATAGCAATAACCCCTCCCTGATGCGTTCTCTTCATCCGTGCCTGCTAAGCATCCTAGCAGTTGTTGAACCATCTCCAAAGAAAGCCAAGTTTGGCCGTAAG acaACCAAATGTGATGGTTTGTTTCAGATTATCCTCTCCTCCATGgagtttgaaagtaaaattgcTGTAAGAAAG GCGTATGCAAGTCACCTGAAGCATTTTATTGAACACATGGGAATAACAATACTAAGGCACTTTAAG cggCTTTTAAAAGTTATAGTCTCATATTTGGAAGTTAGTGATTATCCAGAGGAAGAGACACGGTTGGCTGTTTTGGATGCATTGAAAGTCGCAATGTTACAGGCCTGGCCCAG GATTCCTAATCACAGTTCTACAATCCTGAAGAGTCTTTTGAAGCTGTTGGTTGATGCAACTGACTCTTCTGCTTACATAGCAGTTCAGG cTTTTGAGCTGCTGAACCAGAAAACAGCTGAGTGCTTGGTGGTACTTTTGAGGTGTTGTGGAAAACAGGTCGAG